A single region of the Pontimicrobium sp. SW4 genome encodes:
- a CDS encoding UDP-glucuronic acid decarboxylase family protein, which produces MKKVLITGAAGFLGSHLCDRFIDEGFLVIGMDNFITGDPSNISHLSSNPNFEFIEHDVTEFIAIEGTLDYILHFASPASPIDYLKIPIQTLKVGSLGTHNLLGLAKAKQARILIASTSEVYGDPLVHPQSEDYYGNVSTIGPRGVYDEAKRFQESITMAYHRFHGLETRIVRIFNTYGPRMRLNDGRVIPAFMGQALRGEDLTVFGDGLQTRSFCFVDDQVEGIFRLLFSDYIYPVNIGNPDEITILDFAKEIIGLTQTNQKIIYKELPVDDPLQRQPDISLAKQLLDWEPKIGRTEGMKKTFNYFRGLSKEKLYKREHKDFSNHIKK; this is translated from the coding sequence TTGAAAAAGGTTTTAATAACAGGAGCTGCCGGTTTTTTAGGGTCTCATTTATGTGATCGATTTATTGATGAAGGCTTTCTTGTTATCGGTATGGACAACTTCATTACAGGAGACCCATCAAATATTTCACATCTCTCTAGCAATCCTAATTTTGAGTTTATAGAACATGATGTCACCGAGTTTATTGCTATAGAAGGTACGCTAGATTATATTCTACATTTCGCTTCACCAGCAAGCCCAATCGATTATTTAAAAATTCCAATTCAAACCTTAAAAGTTGGTTCCTTAGGGACACATAACTTATTGGGATTGGCTAAAGCAAAACAAGCTAGAATACTCATTGCATCGACTTCAGAGGTTTATGGTGATCCATTGGTACACCCACAATCTGAAGATTATTACGGTAATGTTAGCACTATTGGACCTAGAGGTGTTTACGATGAAGCCAAACGATTTCAAGAATCCATTACCATGGCATATCATCGATTTCATGGATTGGAAACTAGAATTGTACGCATATTTAATACATATGGTCCAAGAATGAGACTTAACGATGGACGTGTTATTCCTGCCTTTATGGGACAAGCATTACGAGGTGAGGATTTAACGGTTTTTGGAGATGGATTACAAACGCGTTCGTTTTGTTTTGTTGATGATCAAGTAGAAGGGATTTTTAGGCTGCTATTTAGTGATTATATTTATCCAGTAAATATTGGAAACCCAGATGAAATTACGATTTTAGATTTTGCAAAAGAAATCATAGGACTAACACAGACAAACCAAAAAATAATTTATAAAGAATTACCTGTAGATGACCCTTTACAACGACAACCAGACATTAGTTTAGCAAAACAGCTTTTAGATTGGGAGCCAAAAATTGGAAGAACAGAAGGGATGAAGAAAACTTTTAATTATTTTAGAGGGTTATCAAAAGAAAAACTCTACAAAAGAGAGCATAAAGATTTTTCAAATCATATAAAAAAATAG
- a CDS encoding uracil phosphoribosyltransferase, translating to MKDFFYAIQDLFVDVLFLPLDGLRELELENWWAANIVSWIFIVIGIVAFTYWMLQLKGFNDRGEEDKSITSHSYL from the coding sequence ATGAAAGACTTTTTTTATGCCATTCAAGATTTATTTGTAGATGTATTATTCTTGCCATTAGATGGTTTAAGAGAATTAGAGCTTGAAAATTGGTGGGCTGCAAATATTGTTTCGTGGATATTTATTGTTATTGGAATAGTCGCATTTACTTACTGGATGCTACAATTAAAAGGGTTTAACGATAGAGGCGAAGAGGATAAAAGCATTACTTCGCATTCATACTTATAA
- the purD gene encoding phosphoribosylamine--glycine ligase, with product MNILILGSGGREHTFAWKTAQSPLCKSLYVAPGNSGTAKIATNINIGVTDFEAIKSLVLDKEIEMVVVGPEDPLVQGVHDFFLNDTELKDVAVIGPEKAAAELEGSKEFAKEFMYRHNIPTAAYQSFNASNVEEGYAFLETLNPPYVLKADGLAAGKGVLILNDLQEAKTELKNMLVDAKFGEASAKVVIEEFLDGIELSCFVLTDGKNYKILPTAKDYKRIGEGDTGLNTGGMGAVSPVPFATQRFLDKIEERVVKPTISGLQKDNLPYKGFVFIGLIKVGDDPKVIEYNVRMGDPETEVVLPRLKNDLVEVFQAIANQTLDKIDIEIDERSATTVMLVSGGYPEAYEKGKEISGVETITNSIPFHAGAKLENGKIITSGGRVMAITSFGNDYEEALKKSYQSIEKLHFDKMYYRKDIGFDL from the coding sequence ATGAATATATTAATTCTAGGTTCTGGTGGAAGAGAACATACTTTCGCTTGGAAAACTGCTCAAAGCCCATTATGTAAATCCCTTTATGTTGCTCCAGGAAACTCTGGAACTGCTAAAATAGCAACCAATATAAATATTGGTGTTACAGATTTCGAAGCGATAAAATCTTTGGTTTTAGATAAAGAAATTGAGATGGTAGTTGTTGGGCCTGAAGATCCTTTAGTACAAGGTGTTCACGATTTCTTTTTAAATGATACTGAATTAAAAGATGTAGCTGTTATTGGTCCAGAAAAAGCAGCAGCCGAATTAGAAGGCAGTAAAGAATTTGCTAAGGAGTTTATGTATCGTCATAATATACCAACTGCAGCTTACCAAAGTTTTAATGCATCAAATGTTGAAGAAGGTTATGCGTTTCTAGAAACCTTAAACCCTCCTTATGTTTTAAAAGCCGATGGATTGGCGGCTGGGAAAGGTGTTTTGATTCTTAACGATTTACAAGAAGCAAAAACTGAGTTAAAAAACATGTTGGTTGATGCTAAATTTGGGGAAGCAAGTGCCAAAGTAGTGATTGAAGAATTTTTAGACGGCATTGAATTAAGTTGCTTTGTGTTAACCGATGGAAAGAATTACAAGATTCTACCAACAGCAAAAGATTATAAACGTATCGGCGAAGGTGATACAGGCTTAAATACTGGAGGCATGGGAGCAGTATCTCCAGTACCTTTTGCAACCCAAAGGTTTTTAGACAAAATAGAAGAACGCGTCGTAAAGCCTACTATTTCTGGACTTCAAAAAGATAATTTGCCATATAAAGGCTTTGTGTTTATTGGCTTGATAAAAGTTGGTGACGATCCAAAGGTAATTGAGTACAATGTTAGGATGGGAGACCCAGAAACCGAAGTAGTGCTACCAAGACTAAAAAACGATTTGGTTGAAGTTTTCCAAGCAATTGCAAATCAAACTTTAGATAAGATAGATATAGAAATTGACGAACGCTCTGCAACAACTGTGATGTTAGTTTCCGGTGGTTATCCTGAAGCTTACGAGAAAGGAAAGGAAATTTCAGGAGTAGAAACCATTACAAATTCTATACCTTTTCATGCAGGCGCTAAACTAGAAAATGGAAAAATTATAACGTCTGGTGGACGTGTTATGGCAATAACTTCTTTTGGGAATGATTACGAAGAGGCACTAAAAAAATCTTATCAAAGCATAGAAAAACTACATTTCGATAAGATGTATTATCGTAAAGATATTGGTTTTGATTTATAA
- a CDS encoding glycosyltransferase family 2 protein has translation MVSIITPSYNSERYIATTIQSIISQTHNDWELIIVDDASIDNTCIIISEFTKEDKRIKLIKQPKNLGAGVARNTAINIAKGNYIAFLDADDIWKPNKLEIQLAYMKSTKAAICFSSYELISEQGKPLNKIVEALPELTYQKQIKCNYIGNLTGIYNVDILGKLYMPDIKKRQDWVMWLSAIKKGGPARGIKESLAYYRVRKGALSSNKLNLITYNFNVYKEVLDFGFLKSTRYLILFLFEYFFVKSKQTKKL, from the coding sequence ATGGTTTCAATAATTACACCATCATACAACTCAGAACGGTATATAGCTACTACTATTCAATCTATTATTAGTCAAACCCATAACGATTGGGAATTAATAATTGTTGATGATGCTTCAATTGATAATACTTGCATCATCATTTCTGAGTTTACTAAAGAAGACAAACGCATAAAACTTATAAAGCAGCCTAAAAACTTAGGTGCTGGGGTAGCAAGAAACACAGCAATTAACATAGCTAAAGGAAATTACATAGCTTTTTTAGATGCAGATGATATATGGAAACCTAATAAGTTAGAAATTCAACTAGCTTATATGAAATCCACAAAAGCAGCGATTTGTTTTTCATCCTATGAATTAATAAGTGAACAAGGAAAACCATTGAATAAAATAGTCGAGGCTTTACCAGAGCTTACTTATCAAAAACAGATTAAATGCAATTATATAGGCAACTTGACAGGTATTTATAATGTTGACATATTGGGTAAATTATATATGCCAGACATAAAAAAAAGACAAGATTGGGTGATGTGGTTAAGTGCTATAAAAAAAGGAGGTCCAGCACGTGGAATTAAAGAATCTCTAGCTTACTATAGAGTTAGAAAAGGAGCTCTTTCATCTAATAAACTTAACTTAATCACCTATAATTTTAATGTGTATAAGGAGGTATTAGACTTTGGGTTTCTTAAATCAACCAGATACTTGATATTGTTTTTATTTGAATACTTTTTTGTAAAGTCAAAGCAAACTAAAAAGTTATAG
- a CDS encoding undecaprenyl-phosphate glucose phosphotransferase has protein sequence MAYRQGRYSNLITPLFCLVDLIIITSTISLFSINITNIYIFTAYISLTWIIISFKNHYYNVRRHTRAVQLFILLFRQIILYALVLYAFIGFFKQPNISRLALGQYLIAVFLLLTIFKVLSFFLLKKYRAKLGGNKRNVIVIGDNEKVRQLIAIFKTRPEFGYQFKKQFNIEKSIENLSTCFNYIIDNDIDEIYFSASKLSNEQINKLVDFADNNLREVKFIPDNKDIFTKKLKYEYYDYIPILSIRTIPLQEPINKFTKRLFDIIFASAIILFLLSWLTPLLAVIIKLESKGPVFFKQVRNGFNYKEFACYKFRSMTPNKNAHLHQATKGDQRVTRVGRFIRKTSIDELPQFYNVLFGDMSVVGPRPHMVSHTNMYAQRVDKFMVRHFVKPGITGLAQVSGYRGEVETDKDIIGRVKYDIFYIENWSTFLDLKIIVQTFINAIKGEEKAY, from the coding sequence GTGGCATACAGACAAGGGAGGTATTCGAATTTAATTACACCATTATTTTGCTTAGTTGATTTAATAATAATTACTAGTACAATATCATTATTTAGTATTAACATCACTAATATTTATATTTTCACTGCTTATATTTCTCTGACTTGGATTATAATTTCTTTTAAAAACCACTATTATAATGTACGAAGACATACAAGAGCTGTTCAATTATTTATCCTTCTATTTAGGCAAATAATTTTATATGCATTAGTACTTTATGCATTCATAGGGTTCTTTAAACAACCTAACATTAGCAGGTTAGCGCTCGGACAGTACCTGATAGCTGTATTTCTCTTGCTAACCATATTTAAGGTTCTATCATTCTTTTTATTAAAAAAATATCGAGCTAAATTAGGCGGAAATAAAAGAAATGTGATTGTAATTGGTGATAATGAAAAAGTAAGACAGCTTATTGCTATATTTAAAACAAGACCAGAATTTGGCTATCAATTTAAAAAGCAATTTAACATTGAAAAAAGTATTGAAAACTTAAGCACATGCTTTAATTATATTATAGATAATGATATTGACGAGATTTATTTTTCTGCTTCAAAATTATCTAATGAACAGATTAATAAGCTTGTTGATTTTGCCGACAATAATTTAAGGGAGGTGAAATTTATACCAGATAATAAAGATATTTTCACAAAGAAATTGAAATATGAATACTATGATTACATTCCAATTTTATCTATAAGAACAATTCCTCTTCAGGAACCAATAAATAAGTTCACTAAAAGATTATTTGACATAATTTTTGCCTCGGCAATAATTCTTTTTTTACTATCATGGTTAACACCTTTATTGGCAGTCATTATAAAGTTAGAATCAAAAGGGCCTGTGTTTTTTAAACAAGTTAGAAACGGATTTAACTATAAAGAGTTCGCCTGTTATAAATTCCGATCTATGACGCCTAATAAGAATGCGCATTTGCATCAAGCAACAAAAGGAGACCAAAGAGTGACTAGGGTTGGAAGATTTATTCGCAAGACTAGTATAGATGAGTTACCTCAGTTTTATAATGTGTTGTTTGGAGACATGTCTGTTGTTGGACCTCGCCCACACATGGTAAGCCATACAAATATGTATGCTCAAAGAGTAGATAAATTTATGGTGCGTCATTTTGTAAAACCTGGAATTACTGGTTTAGCTCAGGTAAGTGGTTATAGAGGGGAGGTTGAGACAGACAAAGACATAATAGGAAGAGTAAAGTATGATATTTTTTATATCGAAAACTGGTCGACATTCCTTGATTTAAAAATCATCGTTCAGACTTTTATAAACGCTATAAAGGGAGAAGAAAAAGCCTATTAG
- the upp gene encoding uracil phosphoribosyltransferase, whose amino-acid sequence MNIHNLSNVDSVLNNFIFEIRDVSVQNDKMRFRRNIERIGEVLSYEMSKTLSYNLISVETPLGNTEQNIPKDDIVICSVLRAGLPLHNGVLNYFDRAENAFISAYRHHLNDTDFEIIVEYIASPNLENKTLLLVDPMLATGKSLALTYEALKSHGIPKQIHILSVIGAKAGVDYIKDRFPENTHLWIATIDKNLNDKGYIVPGLGDAGDLAFGNKLKH is encoded by the coding sequence ATGAACATTCATAATCTCTCAAACGTGGACTCTGTTTTAAATAATTTTATTTTTGAAATAAGAGATGTTTCTGTTCAAAACGACAAAATGAGGTTTAGGCGAAATATTGAGCGAATTGGTGAGGTCTTAAGTTATGAAATGAGCAAAACATTAAGCTATAACCTTATTAGTGTTGAAACGCCTTTAGGTAACACAGAACAAAATATACCAAAAGATGATATTGTAATCTGCTCAGTTTTGAGAGCTGGTTTACCGCTACACAATGGTGTTTTAAACTATTTTGATAGAGCCGAAAATGCATTTATTTCTGCTTACAGACATCATTTAAACGATACCGATTTTGAGATTATTGTAGAGTATATTGCAAGCCCAAATTTGGAAAATAAAACACTTCTTTTAGTTGACCCAATGCTGGCCACTGGGAAATCATTAGCATTAACTTATGAGGCTTTAAAATCTCATGGAATACCAAAACAGATTCATATTTTAAGTGTTATTGGTGCTAAAGCTGGTGTTGATTATATTAAAGATCGTTTTCCAGAGAACACCCATTTATGGATTGCTACCATTGATAAAAATTTGAATGATAAGGGCTATATAGTTCCTGGATTAGGCGATGCTGGAGATTTAGCGTTTGGTAATAAGCTAAAACACTAA
- a CDS encoding glycosyltransferase family 9 protein, with protein MSNLPKHILVIRLSAMGDVAMTVPILRQLTKQYPTVKLTVLTRSFFTPFFRDIENVSVYAADLKGKHKGVFGLYKLSRELKHLEFDAIADLHNVLRSNVLKLFLNNKKYVQIDKGRQEKKELISGKYFRQLKTTHQRYADVFSVLGFKLDMNSPSFPNPIILSNETKEIVGDKNKPWVGIAPFAAFKSKTYSRELIKEVIKSLSKTNTILLFGGGSNEIKTLDTIESSYTNTINLAGKLSLDEELDVISSLDLMISMDSGNAHIAAMLGVEVVTLWGVTHPYAGFYPFNQKPENALLADRKQFSLIPTSIYGNKFPEGYEEAINSITPQEIVLKAEKILQKSLT; from the coding sequence ATGAGTAATTTACCTAAACACATTTTAGTTATTCGTTTGTCCGCAATGGGAGATGTCGCTATGACTGTTCCCATATTACGACAGCTTACCAAACAATATCCTACTGTTAAACTAACTGTATTAACTAGAAGTTTTTTTACGCCTTTTTTTAGAGATATAGAAAACGTTTCTGTTTATGCTGCTGATTTAAAGGGAAAGCACAAAGGTGTTTTTGGTCTTTATAAATTATCTAGAGAACTCAAACACTTAGAGTTTGATGCTATTGCAGATTTGCATAACGTTCTTAGAAGTAATGTACTAAAACTGTTTCTTAATAATAAAAAGTACGTTCAAATAGATAAAGGAAGACAAGAAAAAAAAGAATTAATATCTGGAAAATACTTTAGGCAACTTAAAACTACGCATCAACGATATGCAGATGTTTTTTCAGTACTTGGATTTAAACTTGATATGAATTCACCTTCATTTCCAAATCCGATTATTTTAAGCAATGAAACTAAGGAGATTGTTGGAGATAAAAATAAACCTTGGGTTGGTATTGCTCCTTTTGCAGCTTTTAAAAGTAAAACATATTCCAGAGAGCTGATAAAAGAAGTCATTAAATCTCTTAGCAAAACTAATACCATTTTACTTTTTGGAGGTGGATCAAACGAAATAAAGACCTTAGACACTATAGAGAGTTCATATACCAACACTATTAATCTCGCTGGTAAACTCTCTTTAGATGAAGAATTGGATGTTATTTCCAGCTTAGATTTGATGATATCGATGGATTCTGGAAATGCACATATAGCAGCAATGCTAGGTGTTGAGGTGGTTACGCTTTGGGGAGTTACACATCCTTATGCAGGGTTTTATCCTTTTAATCAAAAACCAGAGAATGCTTTACTAGCAGATAGAAAGCAGTTTTCTTTAATTCCTACTTCAATTTATGGCAATAAATTTCCAGAGGGATACGAAGAAGCAATTAACTCAATAACGCCTCAAGAAATAGTTTTAAAAGCTGAGAAGATTCTACAAA
- a CDS encoding DUF4254 domain-containing protein: MFSDKANAIFQDVIKTYKVLNTVDQPFTNKYDKKEDLIAHLLYRKCWIDTVQWAYEDIIRDPNIEPVAALKLKRMIDASNQDRTDTVEYIDSYFLNKHKDVTVKPEAKINSESPAWAIDRLSILALKIYHMHLETVRNDASQQHKDACQKKLNVLLEQRVDLSTAIDDLLEDISNGNKYMKVYKQMKMYNDDELNPVLRAQK; this comes from the coding sequence ATGTTTTCAGATAAGGCTAATGCCATTTTTCAAGATGTTATTAAAACCTATAAAGTTTTAAACACTGTTGACCAACCTTTTACAAATAAGTACGATAAAAAAGAAGATTTAATAGCACATTTATTATACAGAAAATGTTGGATAGACACAGTTCAATGGGCTTATGAAGACATTATTAGAGATCCAAATATTGAGCCAGTTGCTGCTTTAAAATTAAAGCGAATGATTGACGCCTCCAATCAAGACAGAACAGATACTGTTGAATATATTGACAGCTATTTTTTAAATAAACACAAAGATGTTACTGTAAAACCAGAAGCAAAGATAAATTCTGAAAGTCCAGCTTGGGCAATTGATAGGTTGTCGATTTTAGCGTTAAAGATTTACCATATGCATTTGGAAACGGTTAGGAATGATGCATCACAACAGCATAAAGACGCTTGTCAAAAGAAATTAAATGTACTACTTGAACAACGTGTAGATTTATCAACTGCTATTGATGATTTACTTGAAGATATTTCTAATGGCAATAAATACATGAAGGTGTATAAGCAAATGAAAATGTATAATGATGATGAGCTTAATCCAGTTTTAAGAGCACAGAAATAA
- a CDS encoding UDP-glucose/GDP-mannose dehydrogenase family protein — protein sequence MKIAVIGTGYVGLVTGTCLAETGNEVLCIDIDERKVKQMQKGVVPIYEPHLDVLFERNIKAGRLRFSTSLDEGLGHGDIIFLALPTPEGGDGSADLSFVLGVAKEIGKKIQSYKVIVDKSTVPVGTADKVTEVISKETNVDFDVVSNPEFLREGFAVDDFLKPERIVIGSESERAIDLMKKLYKPFVRSGNPIIVMDERSAELTKYAANSFLATKITFMNEIANFCEKVGADVDKVRVGMGTDSRIGKRFLFPGIGYGGSCFPKDVKALHKSGKDAGYQFDILNAVIKVNDVQKKILIPRIETHFKGDIKGKTFAIWGLAFKPETDDIREAPSLYIIEELLQKGANIQVFDPEAMPNVKRKFGDKLNYTLNKYEAATNADALIICTEWSIFRTPDFNRLKEELNAPIIFDGRNLFDIEDMQNEGFQYNSIGRKSTHI from the coding sequence ATGAAAATAGCAGTTATAGGTACAGGATATGTAGGCTTAGTCACAGGAACCTGTTTAGCTGAAACAGGCAACGAGGTACTTTGTATAGATATAGATGAAAGAAAAGTAAAGCAAATGCAAAAAGGTGTGGTACCAATTTATGAACCGCATTTAGATGTACTGTTTGAAAGAAACATAAAAGCAGGAAGATTAAGGTTTTCTACAAGCTTAGACGAAGGGCTAGGTCATGGTGATATTATTTTTTTAGCATTGCCAACACCTGAAGGAGGTGATGGTTCGGCAGATTTGTCATTTGTGTTGGGAGTCGCCAAAGAAATCGGAAAAAAAATACAATCATATAAAGTGATTGTAGACAAAAGCACAGTACCAGTAGGAACAGCTGATAAAGTAACAGAGGTTATTTCTAAAGAAACTAATGTTGATTTCGATGTGGTTTCAAATCCTGAATTTTTAAGAGAAGGTTTTGCAGTGGACGATTTTTTAAAACCAGAACGCATAGTCATTGGTTCAGAATCTGAAAGAGCTATTGACTTAATGAAAAAGCTATACAAGCCATTTGTTCGCTCTGGAAACCCAATAATCGTCATGGATGAGCGAAGTGCTGAACTCACTAAATATGCAGCAAATTCGTTTTTGGCAACTAAAATAACTTTTATGAATGAGATTGCTAATTTTTGTGAAAAGGTAGGTGCAGATGTCGATAAAGTTCGTGTTGGAATGGGTACAGACTCGCGTATAGGTAAACGTTTTTTATTCCCAGGAATTGGTTATGGAGGTTCTTGTTTCCCAAAAGACGTAAAAGCACTTCATAAATCTGGTAAAGATGCTGGTTATCAGTTTGATATTCTCAATGCCGTTATTAAAGTAAATGATGTCCAAAAAAAGATACTAATTCCTAGAATCGAAACGCATTTCAAAGGTGATATAAAAGGTAAAACCTTTGCTATTTGGGGGTTGGCATTCAAACCAGAAACGGACGACATTAGAGAGGCGCCTTCATTGTATATTATTGAAGAGCTATTACAAAAAGGTGCAAACATACAAGTATTTGATCCAGAAGCTATGCCAAATGTAAAACGTAAGTTTGGAGATAAATTAAACTACACATTAAACAAGTATGAAGCTGCTACTAATGCTGATGCTCTAATAATTTGTACTGAATGGAGTATTTTTAGAACACCAGATTTCAATAGATTAAAAGAGGAGTTAAATGCACCTATAATATTTGACGGAAGGAATTTATTTGATATTGAAGATATGCAAAATGAAGGTTTTCAATATAACTCTATAGGACGAAAATCAACACATATATAA
- a CDS encoding phenylacetate--CoA ligase family protein, with translation MNLFNLSLRCNRFPISKAERALKEIQEKSESEFETFITQKKKDIVSYHIKHTSFYKSLAKNVNLLDWDTIPVMTKRDLQQPLKDRLSENYTVKNVYVNKTSGSSGDPFVFAKDKFCHAMTWAIFKEWYGWYSIFHTKQARFYGIPLDKKGYYKERFKDWVTNRYRFNVFDLSETALDNWVKKFKKTDFVFMTGYTSVIVAFAKRLLQRNLILSEICPTLKACLPTSEMLSEEDKKLLEKAFNIPIINEYGSAEFGLIALEKDEQWVLNNLNLYVEILDNQGNILPYGEEGRIVITDLFNKAHPFIRYEIGDIGSINTVDKKTSVLKTLTGRKEDYVKLPSGKTAPGLSFYYVTKSVMKDDGSIQEIKVLQHALNRFEIEYVSENALNDDQKKRINEALAKYLESGVDVFFTKKSHLERTKKGKLKQFTSLLNPKL, from the coding sequence TTGAATTTATTCAATCTTTCTTTACGATGTAACCGCTTTCCAATTAGTAAAGCTGAACGTGCTTTGAAAGAGATTCAAGAAAAATCTGAATCTGAGTTTGAAACATTCATTACTCAGAAAAAGAAAGACATTGTTTCATACCATATAAAACACACTTCGTTTTATAAATCACTTGCCAAAAATGTAAATCTTTTAGATTGGGACACGATTCCTGTAATGACTAAGCGTGATTTGCAACAACCTCTAAAGGATAGATTGTCGGAAAACTATACTGTTAAAAATGTTTACGTTAACAAAACATCTGGTTCATCTGGAGATCCATTTGTGTTTGCTAAAGACAAATTTTGTCACGCAATGACATGGGCAATTTTTAAAGAATGGTATGGATGGTATTCTATATTTCATACAAAACAAGCGCGTTTTTATGGAATTCCTTTAGATAAAAAAGGGTATTATAAAGAGCGTTTTAAAGATTGGGTGACGAATCGTTATCGATTTAATGTTTTTGATCTTTCGGAAACTGCCTTAGATAATTGGGTTAAGAAATTTAAAAAAACAGATTTCGTTTTTATGACAGGATATACATCTGTTATAGTGGCTTTTGCAAAGCGTTTATTACAAAGAAACTTGATCCTCTCTGAAATCTGCCCTACTTTAAAGGCGTGTTTACCAACTTCAGAAATGCTTTCTGAGGAAGACAAAAAATTGCTTGAAAAAGCATTTAATATTCCAATAATAAATGAATATGGGTCTGCTGAATTTGGCTTAATTGCTCTTGAAAAAGATGAACAATGGGTTTTAAATAATTTAAATCTGTATGTTGAAATTTTAGATAATCAAGGGAATATTTTGCCTTACGGAGAAGAGGGAAGGATTGTAATTACTGATTTATTCAATAAAGCGCATCCTTTTATAAGATACGAGATTGGAGATATAGGAAGCATTAATACTGTTGATAAAAAAACAAGCGTACTAAAAACGCTTACAGGCAGAAAAGAAGATTATGTAAAACTGCCAAGTGGGAAAACTGCGCCTGGTCTCTCTTTTTATTATGTCACAAAATCCGTTATGAAAGACGATGGCTCTATACAAGAAATTAAGGTTTTGCAACATGCTTTAAATAGGTTTGAAATAGAATATGTGTCAGAAAACGCTTTAAATGATGATCAAAAAAAGAGGATTAATGAGGCTTTGGCTAAATATTTGGAGTCTGGAGTAGATGTTTTTTTTACTAAAAAAAGTCACCTAGAGCGAACAAAAAAAGGAAAGTTGAAACAGTTTACTTCACTCCTTAACCCCAAGCTATAA
- a CDS encoding DUF6427 family protein: MITRFFSTSKPIHLVLVSIFVLGLFLAVRLDYYSEGISLPQTGKELLLYGITLLSIFVLSFFVNKNNLTKQNSFKILVFSLFLACIPATIQYGTIIASNVFILFAIRRIISLRSNLHIKKKLFDAAFWIALASLFYFWSILFLILVFAALVFYSIGQSNNWMIPFTGILTVILIIISYNILTQDTFGDINMYVDNAAFDFSNYKTPNLTTSITIISLLSIWALFFYVKKLQDKSRALRPSFTLILIAFIIGVVIVILAPNKNGSEFIFLFAPLAIIMANYIESIKKAWLSEVFIWLLIITPIFQLVF, translated from the coding sequence ATGATTACAAGATTTTTTAGTACTTCTAAACCAATCCACCTTGTACTTGTATCTATTTTTGTATTAGGGTTGTTTTTAGCTGTTAGATTGGATTATTATTCTGAAGGTATAAGTTTACCACAAACAGGTAAAGAATTGTTATTATATGGTATAACACTGTTATCTATATTTGTACTCTCTTTTTTTGTAAACAAGAACAATCTAACTAAACAAAATAGTTTCAAAATTTTAGTGTTCAGCTTGTTTTTAGCATGTATTCCTGCAACAATACAATATGGAACTATTATTGCTTCAAACGTATTTATTTTATTTGCTATAAGACGAATAATAAGTTTAAGATCTAATTTACATATCAAGAAAAAATTATTTGATGCTGCCTTTTGGATTGCCTTAGCATCGTTGTTTTATTTTTGGTCTATCTTGTTTTTAATTTTGGTTTTTGCTGCGTTAGTGTTTTATTCTATTGGTCAATCAAATAATTGGATGATTCCTTTTACTGGCATTTTAACCGTCATTTTAATCATTATTAGTTATAATATCTTGACCCAAGATACCTTTGGAGATATTAATATGTATGTAGATAATGCCGCGTTTGATTTTTCTAACTATAAAACACCTAACTTAACAACTTCAATAACCATTATTTCGTTATTGAGTATTTGGGCTTTATTCTTCTATGTTAAAAAGTTACAGGATAAATCTAGAGCGCTTAGACCATCATTTACCTTAATTTTAATTGCCTTTATTATTGGGGTTGTAATAGTGATTTTAGCACCAAATAAAAATGGAAGCGAATTTATTTTTCTATTTGCGCCACTTGCTATTATTATGGCTAATTATATCGAGTCTATAAAAAAAGCTTGGCTTTCGGAGGTGTTTATATGGCTATTGATTATTACACCAATTTTTCAATTAGTGTTTTAG